A segment of the Catenuloplanes nepalensis genome:
AACCGCCGGGTCGGCTGCGGCCCCATCGGCGCGGCGTTCGAGTCGCCGAGGTCGGCTGCGGGCCGTTCGAGTCGCCGAGGTCGGCTGCGGGCCGTTCGAGTCGCCGAGGTCGGCTGCGGGCCGTTCGAGCCGCCGAAGCCGACTGCTGGCCGGTCGGCGGCGTTCGAGCCGCTGGCTTTTCCCGGCCACCCACCTCACTGACAGGGAGGCCGCCCGCGGCCGACCGGTGCCCGCGGGAGCACTCGGAACGCAACCCCGCCGGAAGCGGGAACATCCGCTTTTTTGGTCTTAAGCGTTGTTCATCGCGAGTTGCAGCACGTGGCGTTCGCGGAGTTCGTGGAAGACCTGGCGGAAGAGGCCGGGGCGGGAGTGGAAGTCGACGCCCTGTGCCCACATCTCCGTCTTGATCTCCGTGCCGTCGTGGCGGTCGATCAGCACGGTCATGCCGCCGGGGATGCGAAAACCGCCGAACGTGTAGGTCACGTCCTGCATGCGGAACCGGTCGATGTCGGCCCAGGGGACGGTGCGGGTCCAGAACAGGCCGCGGATCCGGACGCCGGGGTCGCCGACGTAGACGCCCATCCGCGCGATGCGCACCGCCCCGATCGCCCAGGCGGCGGCCAGGATCAGCGAGAAGACGATCGTCGCGGTGGTGTCGAAGCCGAAGAGCCGCTCGCTGGTCCAGCCGAGGGCGGTGATGCTCGCGGCCTCCCAGGCGATCACGAGCCACCGGCCACTGCCCGGAGGGTAGGGCCGAGTCCAGTGTGTCTTCATTTGCGCAAGTATGCCTTTATGTCCACGCCCGCTGGTCGGACGTTCGAGTGGCGGCACGTGGACGGCGCCTCGATCACGAGGCGCCGTCACCACACGTCCGGTCCGGGTTATCAAGCGTGTCCGTATGTCGTCTGCACCGGTCCCGGAGGAGCCGATGCCACGTGCCTATCGCGGCGGGCCGCGCGTGGGTGCCCGGTGGCCGTGAGCGGGGCTGGTCTCCCATGCCCGCCCCCTTTTTCTACGCCGCCACCGGCTTGATCGCCAGGGCCTTGGCGGATCGCGTTACCGGTGGGGCAGGATTGGTTTCCGCAGCTCAGACAAGCCTGTAGGAGGTCACGCGGTGGCGGCGCGGGCCTTGCGAATCCGCCCGTACCACGCGACGCCGATCGCGACGCCGACGCCGAGGCTGAGCGCGGCGGCCGCGACCGGGACGGCCGGCTGGGTGCGCAGGCGGCGGCCGATCGCGATCGGGTGACGGAACTCGAGCACCGGCCAGCCACGCTCGATCGCGGTGCGGCGCAGCGCGCGGGACGGATTGACCGCGCTCGGGTGGCCGACGCACTCCAGCAGCGGCAGGTCGCTGCTGGAGTCGGAGTACGCATAGCACTCGGACAGGTCGTAGCCGCGCTCCTCGACCAGCAGGTTCACGCCCTCGACCTTGGCCGGGCCGGCGGCGTAGAACTCGACCTGCCCGCTGTACCGCCCGTCGACGATCTCCATCCGGGTGGCGATCACGTCGGTGACGCCGAGCAGCTCGCCGATCGGGCGGACCATCTCGTCGCCCGACGCGGAGACCAGCACGACGTCCCGCCCGGCCGCCTGGTGCTCGGCGATCAGCGCGGTGGCCTCGGCGTACACG
Coding sequences within it:
- a CDS encoding PH domain-containing protein, whose amino-acid sequence is MKTHWTRPYPPGSGRWLVIAWEAASITALGWTSERLFGFDTTATIVFSLILAAAWAIGAVRIARMGVYVGDPGVRIRGLFWTRTVPWADIDRFRMQDVTYTFGGFRIPGGMTVLIDRHDGTEIKTEMWAQGVDFHSRPGLFRQVFHELRERHVLQLAMNNA
- a CDS encoding HAD family hydrolase — protein: MGRSAAFFDLDKTVIAKSSALAFGRPFYRDGLITRRDVVKSAYAQLMFRLGGTDEQTMARTRDYLAQLCKGWSVEQVSQIVTETLHELIHPYVYAEATALIAEHQAAGRDVVLVSASGDEMVRPIGELLGVTDVIATRMEIVDGRYSGQVEFYAAGPAKVEGVNLLVEERGYDLSECYAYSDSSSDLPLLECVGHPSAVNPSRALRRTAIERGWPVLEFRHPIAIGRRLRTQPAVPVAAAALSLGVGVAIGVAWYGRIRKARAATA